From a region of the Tursiops truncatus isolate mTurTru1 chromosome 2, mTurTru1.mat.Y, whole genome shotgun sequence genome:
- the CCDC197 gene encoding LOW QUALITY PROTEIN: uncharacterized protein CCDC197 (The sequence of the model RefSeq protein was modified relative to this genomic sequence to represent the inferred CDS: inserted 1 base in 1 codon; deleted 1 base in 1 codon) — MSATVDTGQEAGLSNTGDKDRDLQVLFQELCQLQAKQRKLRREXHKVFEDYLIKVLEKVPKGYNQGEEPEEAPVEAMVGHYGKLFAVSQDIQKLLEAFFKMSQAVHQSLEESLEGGHRALIPSLKIRLFQLQKKCHRKQEQWRQLEHGVTYQKDTGSCDVRSKVADHNPEGLKSAPLELPRSRLLNCMQMVINSTAQQCCASAHGTPKGTGLFSKLDLIREFMLDTMETVRFISLLRGPRVCWTADNPKDRGLRRYPRPFRKHSKSQDSIPRTPFPSTLTSESPACTDTTQGHQPCQHHDHLFTCLASFFHHQRS, encoded by the exons ATGTCGGCGACCGTGGACACAGGCCAGGAGGCTGGCCTGAGCAATACCGGTGACAAGGACAGGGACCTGCAGGTGCTGTTCCAGGAACTCTGCCAACTCCAGGCAAA ACAGAGGAAGCTGAGGAGAG GTCATAAGGTTTTTGAAGACTATCTGATCAAGGTCCTTGAGAAAGTCCCCAAGG GCTACAACCAAGGGGAGGAGCCAGAGGAGGCCCCGGTGGAGGCCATGGTGGGGCACTATGGGAAGCTCTTCGCAGTCAGCCAGGACATCCAGAAGCTTCTGGAGGCCTTCTTCAAGATGAGCCAGGCCGTCCACCAAAGCCTGGAG GAGTCTCTAGAGGGAGGCCATAGGGCTCTTATCCCG AGCCTCAAGATCCGGCTCTTCCAGCTGCAGAAGAAGTGTCACCGCAAGCAGGAGCAGTGGCGGCAGCTGGAACACGGTGTCACCTACCAGAAAGACACAGGCAGCTGTGAT GTGAGAAGTAAGGTTGCTGATCACAACCCTGAAGGCCTGAAGTCCGCACCTCTGGAGCTTCCCAGA AGCCGGCTGCTAAACTGCATGCAAATGGTCATCAACAGCACGGCCCAGCAGTGCTGCGCCTCTGCCCACGGCACGCCCAAGGGCACGGGTCTCTTCTCCAAGCTCGACCTCATCCGG gAATTTATGTTGGACACAATGGAGACTGTGAGATTCATCTCACTGCTCAGGGGACCCAGAGTGTGCTGGACAGCAGACAACCCCAAGGACCGGGGCCTCAGAAGGTACCCCAGACCATTCAGGAAACATTCAAAGAGTCAAGATTCGATCCCCAGGACCCCCTTTCCTagcaccctgacttcagagtcCCCAGCCTGTACTGACACAACCCAGGGCCACCAGCCCTGCCAGCATCACGACCATCTCTTTACCTGCTTGGCCTCCTTTTTTCACCACCAGCGCTCCTGA